Proteins from one Mycobacterium adipatum genomic window:
- a CDS encoding DUF937 domain-containing protein: protein MAGLDELFAQIPVQDIAAKLGADPGEVNNAIQTLVPALVGGLQANVAADDIDSTDLEAAVGSQAASGLLDGGVKVDDVDPGEGDKIVANIFGGNDSNSVASALAGTGAGSGDLIKKLLPILAPIVLAYIGRQFSGSSAPAQSQAAGSGGGLGDVLGSILGGSGGGGNNPLGSILGGVLGGGGQGGNQGNVIGDILGGLLGGKK from the coding sequence ATGGCCGGTCTGGACGAACTCTTCGCGCAAATCCCGGTGCAGGACATCGCGGCGAAACTCGGTGCGGATCCCGGCGAGGTGAACAACGCCATCCAGACGTTGGTGCCGGCACTGGTGGGTGGGCTGCAGGCCAACGTCGCGGCCGATGACATCGATTCCACCGACCTGGAGGCCGCGGTCGGCTCGCAGGCTGCGAGCGGCCTGCTCGACGGCGGGGTCAAGGTCGACGATGTCGATCCCGGCGAGGGCGACAAAATCGTGGCCAACATCTTCGGCGGCAACGACAGCAATTCGGTCGCCTCCGCGCTGGCGGGTACGGGTGCCGGCAGCGGCGATCTGATCAAGAAGCTGCTGCCGATCCTGGCGCCGATCGTGCTGGCCTATATCGGCAGGCAGTTCTCCGGCAGCTCTGCCCCCGCGCAGTCGCAGGCCGCCGGCTCCGGGGGCGGGCTCGGCGATGTGCTCGGCAGCATCCTCGGCGGTTCCGGCGGCGGCGGTAACAATCCGCTGGGCAGCATCCTGGGCGGCGTTCTCGGCGGTGGCGGCCAGGGCGGCAATCAGGGCAATGTCATCGGGGACATTTTGGGTGGCCTGCTGGGTGGGAAGAAATAG
- a CDS encoding saccharopine dehydrogenase family protein, whose amino-acid sequence MTSSQRESDREFDIVLYGATGFAGKLTAQYLATAGTGARIALAGRSLVKVRDVRDTLGPQAQSWPLIEADAAQPSTLADMAARTRVVITTVGPYTKYGLPLVQACVAAGTDYADLTGETLFIRDSAEQFHKQAVDTGSRIVHSCGFDSVPSDITVYALHDRVSKDGAGELGETNLVLRSFAGGVSGGTVASMVEFMRTAAENPQHRSDLEDPYTLSTDRGAEPELGHQSDNPWRRGREIAPELDGIWTGAFAMAAPNSRIVRRSNALLDWAYGRSFRYAEQMSMGSSVVAPVAAALDTAVSVGMFGLGTRYINKVPTGLLERVLPKPGTGPSERTREKGHYRAETYTTTTTGARYRATIAQQGDPGYKATAVLLGECGLALALDRDKLSDLRGVLTPAAAMGDALLSRLPAAGVTLETARLS is encoded by the coding sequence ATGACCTCCTCGCAGCGGGAATCCGATCGAGAATTTGACATAGTCCTATACGGCGCCACCGGGTTCGCCGGCAAACTCACCGCACAGTATCTCGCCACGGCGGGCACCGGTGCGCGCATCGCGCTGGCCGGGCGTTCGTTGGTCAAGGTCCGCGACGTGCGCGACACGCTCGGGCCGCAGGCGCAGTCCTGGCCGCTGATCGAGGCCGACGCCGCCCAACCGTCCACGCTGGCCGATATGGCGGCGCGCACCCGGGTGGTCATCACCACCGTCGGCCCGTACACCAAGTACGGGCTGCCGCTGGTGCAGGCGTGTGTGGCGGCCGGCACCGATTACGCCGACCTGACCGGGGAGACCCTGTTCATCCGGGACAGTGCCGAACAGTTCCACAAGCAGGCCGTCGACACCGGCTCCAGGATCGTGCATTCCTGCGGATTCGATTCCGTCCCATCGGATATCACCGTCTACGCGCTACACGATCGGGTGAGTAAGGACGGTGCGGGAGAACTCGGCGAGACCAACCTGGTGCTGCGTTCCTTTGCCGGTGGTGTTTCCGGCGGCACCGTCGCCTCCATGGTCGAATTCATGCGGACCGCCGCGGAGAACCCGCAGCACCGCAGCGATCTGGAAGACCCGTACACGCTGAGCACCGATCGCGGCGCGGAGCCGGAGCTGGGTCACCAGTCCGACAATCCGTGGCGGCGCGGACGTGAGATCGCCCCCGAACTCGACGGCATCTGGACCGGCGCCTTTGCCATGGCCGCCCCCAACTCCCGCATCGTGCGTCGCAGCAATGCACTGCTGGACTGGGCCTACGGTCGCAGCTTCCGGTACGCCGAGCAGATGAGCATGGGCTCCTCGGTCGTCGCGCCGGTGGCGGCCGCACTGGACACCGCGGTCAGCGTCGGCATGTTCGGGCTGGGCACCCGCTATATCAACAAGGTGCCCACCGGTCTGCTCGAGCGTGTGTTGCCCAAACCCGGGACGGGCCCGAGCGAGCGCACCCGGGAAAAGGGGCATTACCGCGCCGAGACGTACACCACGACCACCACCGGGGCCCGGTACCGGGCCACCATCGCCCAACAGGGTGACCCCGGTTACAAGGCGACCGCGGTGCTGCTCGGGGAGTGCGGGCTCGCCCTCGCGCTGGACCGGGACAAGCTCTCGGATCTGCGCGGGGTGCTGACCCCGGCGGCGGCCATGGGCGACGCGCTGCTGAGCCGCCTGCCGGCCGCCGGGGTGACGTTGGAGACGGCTCGCCTCAGCTGA
- a CDS encoding S9 family peptidase: protein MTPFHDLDDYFALPRVAGLAVAPGGDRVVTTIGELSHDRTEYITALWELDPHGVQPARRLTRGANGESGPVFTAGGDLLFVGVRPLPGQDEPPAALWRLPAAGGEAVEELALPGGVSAVHTARRAARTVVTAPVLAGATGLDDDRRLRALRKDTKVSAILHTGYPVRHWDHDLGPDQPHLFDADGVRDLTPAPAGALRDTELDVSADGRFVVTAWNDGAPGAGLRSRLVRIDMGTGAHTTVADDPGADLGQPAVSPDGTRVAFLRETTSTPARAPRITLCCLTFGEQWVELGDWDRWPTSVCWSADGAQLIVTADDGGRGPIFSVDPDSATVTRVTADEHTYSDVRTAPGGVIFALRSSYLTPPHPVRIDADGSVTVLPCVALPVLPGRVEEMTATAPDGATVRSWLVLPDGPDEDGAAAPLLLWIHGGPLASWNAWHWRWNPWLLAAHGYAVLLPDPALSTGYGQAFIQRGWGAWGAAPYTDLMAATDAACAHPRVDAARTAAMGGSFGGYMANWIAGHTDRFDAIVTHASLWALDQFGHTTDGAYWWVREMTEQMTQLNSPHHHVGNIRTPMLVIHGDKDYRVPIGEGLRLWYELLSLSGLPADDAGASPHRFLYYPTEGHWIGAPQHAKIWYQVVIAFLDTHLFGREVGLPELLG from the coding sequence ATGACGCCGTTCCACGATCTGGACGACTACTTCGCGCTGCCGCGGGTGGCGGGTCTGGCCGTCGCCCCCGGCGGGGACCGGGTGGTCACCACGATCGGCGAGCTCAGCCATGACCGCACCGAATACATCACGGCCCTATGGGAATTGGATCCGCACGGGGTACAGCCCGCCAGGCGGTTGACGCGCGGGGCCAACGGGGAATCTGGGCCCGTCTTCACCGCCGGCGGTGACCTCCTGTTCGTCGGGGTACGGCCGCTGCCAGGGCAGGACGAGCCGCCGGCAGCGCTGTGGCGACTGCCCGCCGCCGGCGGCGAAGCCGTCGAGGAGCTCGCGCTGCCCGGCGGGGTGTCGGCGGTGCACACCGCGCGGCGCGCCGCCCGGACGGTTGTCACCGCGCCGGTGCTGGCCGGGGCAACCGGCCTCGACGACGACAGGAGGTTGCGGGCGCTGCGCAAGGACACCAAGGTATCGGCGATCCTGCACACCGGATATCCGGTGCGGCACTGGGATCACGACCTGGGACCCGACCAACCCCACCTGTTCGATGCCGACGGCGTGAGGGACCTGACCCCCGCGCCCGCAGGCGCCCTGCGCGACACCGAACTCGATGTCAGCGCCGACGGTCGTTTCGTCGTCACCGCGTGGAACGACGGCGCGCCCGGCGCGGGCTTGCGTTCCCGACTGGTCCGCATCGACATGGGAACCGGAGCGCACACGACGGTGGCCGATGATCCCGGCGCCGATCTGGGGCAGCCCGCGGTTTCCCCCGATGGCACCCGGGTGGCCTTCCTGCGCGAGACCACCTCCACACCGGCGCGAGCCCCGAGGATCACGCTGTGCTGCCTGACGTTCGGCGAGCAGTGGGTGGAGCTGGGGGATTGGGACCGCTGGCCGACGTCGGTGTGCTGGTCTGCCGACGGCGCCCAACTGATCGTCACCGCGGACGACGGTGGGCGCGGCCCCATCTTCTCCGTCGACCCGGACTCGGCCACGGTCACCCGCGTGACCGCCGACGAGCACACCTACAGCGATGTGCGGACCGCTCCGGGTGGTGTCATCTTCGCCCTGCGCAGTTCCTATCTGACACCCCCGCACCCGGTGCGTATCGATGCGGACGGGTCGGTCACGGTGCTGCCCTGCGTTGCGCTGCCGGTGCTGCCGGGCCGGGTGGAAGAGATGACGGCCACCGCGCCGGACGGTGCCACGGTCCGGTCCTGGCTTGTGTTGCCGGACGGCCCGGACGAGGACGGCGCGGCGGCTCCGTTGCTGCTGTGGATCCACGGCGGCCCGCTGGCCAGTTGGAACGCCTGGCACTGGCGGTGGAATCCGTGGCTGCTGGCGGCGCACGGTTATGCCGTGCTGCTGCCCGACCCGGCGCTGTCGACCGGCTACGGGCAGGCCTTCATCCAGCGCGGCTGGGGAGCCTGGGGTGCCGCGCCGTACACGGATCTGATGGCGGCGACCGACGCCGCGTGCGCGCACCCGCGCGTCGATGCGGCGCGCACCGCGGCGATGGGTGGATCCTTCGGTGGCTACATGGCGAACTGGATCGCGGGGCACACCGACCGCTTCGACGCCATCGTCACCCACGCGAGTCTGTGGGCGCTGGATCAGTTCGGCCACACCACCGACGGTGCCTACTGGTGGGTGCGCGAGATGACCGAGCAGATGACCCAGCTCAATTCCCCGCATCACCATGTGGGCAACATCCGCACCCCGATGCTGGTCATCCACGGCGACAAGGACTATCGCGTCCCGATCGGTGAGGGCCTGCGTTTGTGGTACGAGCTGCTGAGCCTGTCCGGTCTGCCCGCCGACGATGCCGGCGCAAGCCCGCACCGGTTTCTCTACTACCCGACCGAAGGGCACTGGATCGGCGCCCCGCAGCACGCCAAGATCTGGTATCAGGTCGTGATCGCATTCCTGGACACCCACCTGTTCGGCCGGGAGGTCGGTCTACCGGAGCTTCTCGGGTAG
- a CDS encoding valine--tRNA ligase — translation MTDSPRDRADALPKSWEPGAVESELYQGWVDAGYFTADPASDKPAYSIVLPPPNVTGSLHMGHALDHTLMDALTRRRRMQGYEVLWLPGMDHAGIATQSVVEKQLAVDGKSKEDFGRELFIDKVWDWKRESGGTIGAQMRRLGDGVDWSRDRFTMDDGLSRAVRTIFKRLYDAGLIYQAERLVNWSPVLQTAISDLEVKYSDVEGELVSFRYGSMNDDEPHLVVATTRLETMLGDTAIAVHPDDDRYRALVGQTLAHPFLDRQIIVVADQHVDPEFGTGAVKVTPAHDPNDFEIGIRHNLPMPSILDKAGAITGTGTRFDGMDRFEARVAVREALAAEGRIVAEKRPYLHSVGHSERSGEPIEPRLSLQWWVNVESMAKAAGDAVRNGDTVIHPASLEPRWFAWVDNMHDWCISRQLWWGHRIPIWHGPDGQQVCLGPDETAPEGWEQDPDVLDTWFSSALWPFSTMGWPDRTPDLEKFYPTSVLVTGYDILFFWVARMMMFGTFVAGDDVIPEGAVPFENVFLHGLIRDEFGRKMSKSKGNGIDPLDWVEKFGADALRFTLARGASPGGDLSIGEDHARASRNFATKIFNATKFALMNGAQLAPLPALAELTDADRWILGRLEEVRAEADSAMESYEFSRACEAIYHFAWDEFCDWYLELAKVQFGQSEHAAHTAVVLATVLDNLLKLLHPVMPFVTETLWTTLTGAESLVIADWPSPSGIPVDSVANQRITDMQKLITEVRRFRSDQGLNDRQRVPAKVVGIDAAGLDAQLPAIAALAWLTEPADGFTPSAAVEVRLTGGTVLVELDTSGTVDVAAERKRLEKDLAAAQKELAQTTGKLGNEAFLAKAPEAVVDKIKARQQLAAEEVERITARLGGLS, via the coding sequence GTGACCGACAGCCCGCGTGACCGTGCCGATGCCCTGCCCAAGTCCTGGGAGCCGGGTGCGGTAGAGAGCGAGCTGTATCAGGGCTGGGTGGACGCCGGGTACTTCACCGCCGATCCCGCCAGCGACAAACCGGCCTACTCGATCGTGCTGCCGCCGCCGAATGTGACCGGCAGTCTGCACATGGGGCATGCGCTCGATCACACCCTGATGGACGCGCTGACCCGGCGCCGCCGAATGCAGGGCTACGAGGTGTTGTGGCTGCCCGGCATGGACCATGCCGGTATCGCCACCCAGTCCGTGGTGGAGAAGCAACTCGCGGTTGACGGCAAGAGCAAAGAGGACTTCGGGCGCGAACTGTTCATCGACAAGGTCTGGGACTGGAAGCGTGAGTCCGGTGGGACCATCGGCGCGCAGATGCGCCGGCTCGGCGACGGTGTGGACTGGAGCCGCGACCGGTTCACCATGGACGACGGACTGTCCCGCGCCGTGCGGACCATTTTCAAGCGGCTCTACGACGCCGGACTGATCTACCAGGCCGAGCGACTGGTGAACTGGTCCCCGGTGCTGCAGACGGCCATCAGCGATCTCGAGGTCAAATACTCCGACGTCGAGGGTGAACTGGTGTCCTTCCGGTACGGCTCGATGAACGACGACGAGCCGCATCTGGTGGTGGCCACCACTCGGCTGGAGACGATGCTCGGGGACACCGCCATCGCGGTGCACCCCGACGACGATCGCTACCGCGCCCTGGTCGGCCAGACGCTGGCGCACCCGTTCCTGGACCGGCAGATCATCGTGGTCGCGGATCAGCACGTCGACCCCGAATTCGGCACCGGTGCAGTGAAAGTGACACCCGCTCACGACCCGAACGACTTCGAGATCGGGATTCGGCACAACCTGCCGATGCCCTCGATCCTGGACAAGGCCGGCGCCATCACCGGCACCGGGACCCGCTTCGACGGGATGGACCGCTTCGAGGCCCGGGTCGCGGTGCGCGAGGCGCTGGCCGCCGAGGGGCGAATCGTCGCCGAGAAGCGGCCGTACCTGCACAGCGTGGGGCACTCCGAACGCAGCGGCGAACCCATCGAGCCCCGGCTGAGTCTGCAGTGGTGGGTCAACGTCGAGTCGATGGCCAAGGCCGCCGGCGACGCCGTTCGCAACGGCGACACCGTGATCCACCCCGCCAGCCTGGAGCCGCGCTGGTTCGCCTGGGTGGACAACATGCATGACTGGTGCATCTCGCGGCAGCTCTGGTGGGGTCATCGCATCCCGATCTGGCACGGGCCCGACGGGCAGCAGGTGTGTCTCGGTCCGGACGAGACTGCGCCCGAGGGTTGGGAGCAGGATCCCGACGTGCTGGACACCTGGTTCTCTTCGGCGCTGTGGCCGTTCTCCACGATGGGCTGGCCGGATCGCACTCCCGATCTCGAAAAGTTCTACCCGACAAGTGTTCTCGTCACGGGCTACGACATCCTGTTCTTCTGGGTGGCGCGCATGATGATGTTCGGGACCTTCGTCGCCGGCGATGACGTCATTCCCGAGGGGGCCGTCCCGTTCGAGAACGTCTTCCTGCACGGGCTGATCCGCGACGAGTTCGGCCGCAAGATGAGCAAGTCGAAGGGCAACGGCATCGACCCGCTGGACTGGGTGGAGAAGTTCGGCGCCGACGCACTGCGCTTCACCCTGGCGCGCGGGGCCAGCCCCGGTGGTGACCTGTCGATCGGCGAGGATCACGCCCGGGCCTCGCGCAACTTCGCCACCAAGATCTTCAACGCCACCAAGTTCGCGTTGATGAACGGTGCGCAGCTGGCTCCGCTGCCGGCTCTGGCGGAGCTCACCGACGCCGATCGCTGGATCCTGGGCCGGTTGGAAGAGGTTCGCGCCGAAGCCGATTCGGCCATGGAGAGCTATGAGTTCAGCCGCGCCTGTGAGGCGATCTACCACTTCGCCTGGGACGAGTTCTGCGACTGGTACCTGGAATTGGCGAAGGTGCAGTTCGGCCAGTCCGAACACGCCGCGCACACGGCGGTCGTGCTGGCCACCGTGCTGGACAATCTGCTCAAGCTGTTGCATCCGGTGATGCCGTTCGTCACCGAGACGCTGTGGACAACGCTGACCGGCGCAGAGTCCTTGGTCATCGCCGATTGGCCGTCGCCATCGGGCATCCCGGTGGATTCTGTTGCGAACCAACGCATCACCGATATGCAGAAGCTCATCACCGAGGTCCGGCGCTTCCGTAGCGATCAGGGCCTCAACGATCGGCAGCGGGTTCCGGCAAAGGTGGTCGGTATCGACGCCGCCGGGCTGGACGCCCAGCTGCCCGCGATCGCCGCGCTGGCCTGGCTCACCGAGCCCGCGGACGGGTTCACCCCGTCGGCGGCTGTCGAGGTGCGCCTGACCGGGGGCACCGTGCTCGTCGAACTCGACACGTCGGGCACCGTCGACGTCGCCGCCGAACGCAAGCGGCTGGAGAAGGATCTGGCGGCCGCGCAGAAGGAACTTGCCCAGACCACAGGCAAGCTCGGTAAC